A single genomic interval of Methanobrevibacter oralis harbors:
- a CDS encoding cobaltochelatase subunit CobN, with product MKRVTYLYEWKASSEIVDDWIFDEVANKFVLDEK from the coding sequence ATGAAAAGAGTGACTTATCTTTATGAATGGAAAGCTTCCTCTGAAATTGTTGATGATTGGATATTTGATGAAGTAGCTAATAAATTTGTTTTAGATGAAAAATGA
- a CDS encoding TetR/AcrR family transcriptional regulator: MVQVLKEEVKNRILEAALNEFYKKDFKNANLRDIANEADVSVGLVYSYFENKETLFDEVVSPITNNSFENLKNNESTNPYATFVEFERKSILDLLNKHKEFVILIDKSFGTKHANYKENLIEVLTEHIKENRDKLSFNNKLEFEDVFIHILANTFIEGIVEIARHYNGKMWAEDMLDLFAEYYFTAFK; encoded by the coding sequence ATGGTTCAAGTTTTAAAAGAAGAGGTTAAAAATAGAATTCTTGAAGCTGCTTTGAATGAATTTTATAAAAAGGATTTTAAAAATGCTAATTTAAGAGACATTGCTAATGAAGCAGATGTTTCTGTGGGTCTTGTTTATTCCTACTTTGAAAATAAAGAGACTCTTTTTGATGAGGTTGTAAGTCCGATTACTAATAATTCTTTTGAAAATTTGAAAAATAATGAATCAACTAATCCTTATGCTACTTTTGTTGAATTTGAAAGGAAATCTATTTTAGATCTTTTAAATAAACATAAAGAATTTGTTATTTTAATTGACAAAAGTTTTGGAACTAAGCATGCAAACTATAAAGAAAATTTAATTGAAGTTTTAACAGAACATATAAAAGAAAATAGGGATAAATTATCTTTTAATAATAAATTGGAATTTGAGGATGTTTTTATACATATTTTAGCCAATACATTTATTGAAGGTATAGTTGAAATAGCTCGTCATTATAATGGGAAAATGTGGGCTGAAGATATGCTTGATTTATTTGCAGAGTATTATTTTACAGCTTTTAAATAA
- a CDS encoding ABC transporter ATP-binding protein, which yields MLDETLTVKYLKKRNLFPDILILLKSIFEILPILFVVYIINKIMFNSIDFNNLLFLSIFIVAFSILKSFFYGLSIWKTHEKAYEMLVEIRLSIIKHLKKLSLGFFQDKKIGNFSNIINHDVEQIELYLAHALPEINSLFLIQILIVITILFFDWRLALSLVSTIPIIFILKKLTDYYLKDSVRKFTESSKQMSENLVEYINTVSVIKAFSNNETKTDEVLMDMKDYIKWVKSEMLNITIPMSLISFFSELGLVLLIIIGSNLLVNGKISVMIFILSIILAEKFSKTINKLPTFQHFNIILNESIRKINTILSVNPLIKSDLVENPKNGDIIFSDVDFSYNGDEKVLFNINMTFKENSKTGIIGSSGSGKTTIANLIMGFWKVCAGSITIDGVNINNISEKNLSNLISIVQQDVFLFNLSIEENIRIGKPDASKKEIIEAAKKARIHDFIISLKDGYDTLLGENGVKFSGGEKQRISIARMILKDSPIIILDEATSAIDPDNEFLIHDAINSLGKDKTLIIIAHHLNTIKNLDNIFLMDRGEVICSGKHDTLLNCQKYREMLNKQNQVDNWQIKEV from the coding sequence ATGTTGGATGAAACTTTAACAGTAAAATATTTAAAAAAGAGAAACTTATTTCCAGACATTTTAATATTACTAAAATCTATATTTGAGATATTACCTATATTGTTTGTAGTTTATATTATCAATAAAATCATGTTTAACTCGATAGATTTTAATAATTTGTTGTTTTTATCTATTTTTATTGTAGCATTTTCCATATTAAAGTCTTTTTTTTATGGATTGTCAATATGGAAGACACATGAAAAAGCTTATGAAATGCTTGTGGAGATAAGGTTAAGCATAATAAAACACTTAAAAAAGTTATCTCTAGGGTTTTTTCAAGATAAAAAAATTGGAAATTTTTCAAATATTATAAATCATGATGTTGAACAAATAGAATTGTATTTAGCTCATGCATTACCCGAAATTAATTCATTGTTTTTAATTCAAATTTTAATTGTTATAACTATTTTATTTTTTGACTGGCGACTTGCGTTATCTTTAGTCTCTACAATTCCCATAATATTCATTCTCAAAAAGTTGACTGATTACTATTTAAAAGATTCAGTAAGAAAATTTACAGAAAGTTCTAAACAAATGTCTGAAAATTTGGTGGAGTATATCAATACAGTTTCTGTAATAAAGGCATTTAGTAATAATGAAACTAAAACAGATGAAGTTCTAATGGATATGAAAGATTATATAAAATGGGTTAAATCTGAAATGTTAAATATAACTATTCCTATGTCTTTAATTTCATTTTTTTCAGAGTTGGGGCTAGTTTTATTGATAATAATAGGTTCTAATCTGTTAGTTAATGGAAAAATATCTGTAATGATTTTTATTTTATCCATTATATTGGCTGAAAAGTTTTCAAAAACAATAAATAAACTACCTACTTTTCAACATTTCAATATTATCCTAAATGAGTCAATTAGAAAAATTAACACTATATTAAGTGTTAATCCATTAATTAAAAGTGATTTGGTAGAAAATCCAAAAAATGGTGATATTATATTTAGTGATGTAGATTTTTCATATAATGGTGATGAAAAAGTTTTATTTAATATTAACATGACTTTTAAGGAAAACTCAAAAACGGGAATCATAGGATCTTCAGGTAGTGGAAAAACAACTATTGCAAACTTGATAATGGGATTTTGGAAAGTCTGTGCTGGTTCTATAACAATTGATGGTGTGAATATAAACAATATAAGTGAAAAAAACCTTTCTAACTTGATTTCTATAGTGCAACAAGATGTTTTTTTGTTTAATTTATCAATTGAAGAGAACATTCGTATTGGAAAACCAGATGCATCTAAAAAAGAGATTATTGAAGCAGCTAAAAAAGCAAGGATTCATGATTTCATAATTTCTCTAAAAGATGGTTATGACACATTATTAGGTGAAAATGGTGTTAAATTTTCAGGTGGAGAGAAACAAAGAATATCAATAGCAAGAATGATATTAAAGGATTCTCCAATTATTATTTTAGATGAAGCTACATCTGCTATTGATCCTGATAATGAATTTTTAATTCATGATGCAATTAATAGTCTTGGAAAAGATAAAACACTTATAATAATTGCACATCATTTAAACACAATTAAGAACCTTGATAATATTTTTTTAATGGATCGTGGCGAAGTAATTTGTAGTGGAAAACATGATACTCTTTTAAATTGCCAAAAATATAGGGAAATGCTAAATAAACAGAATCAAGTAGATAATTGGCAAATTAAGGAGGTATAA